Genomic window (Marinobacter fonticola):
GTCGACGGCGTGATCGCCGGCCGCAGCGACGACGACATCCAGGCCTTGCCGGACGCGATCGTCGCCAGCCTGGACCAGGTGCATCAGGCAGCCAGCGCTTTACGTCGCTGGCGTGAAGAGCACGCACTGCTGAATCCGGACCGGCCGGAGTTCCGCCTGCGACTGGACGAAAATCGTCGCATCCGCGTCATCGAGCCGAGCGAGCAGAACGAAGCCCACCGGCTGGTGGAAGAATGCATGGTGGCAGCTAACCGATGCGCCGCGCGCACCCTGACGGAAAATAGCCCGGCGGGACTGTTCATCACTCATCCCGGGGTACGGGACGACCGCATCGACAACATCCGTGAATTGCTCAAACGCCATGCCCCGGACCTGGCGGAGGTCGATCCGGCCTCACCGGAAGGTTTCCGCCGCATCATGCGGGAAAGCGAAGGCGTCGCAGCCGAGGTACCGGTCAAGGCCGTCGTTTCACGCCAGCTGGCTCGCGCCGAACTGGCCTTCAGCGCCGCGCCTCACCAGGGCATGGGGCTACCGGCCTACACCACCTTTACCTCGCCGTTGCGCAAATACTCCGACTTTCAGGTTCATCGTCTGCTACGCGCTGCCCTGTGGGGCGGACAAAAATCCGAGCTTTCCGAGCAGCAACTGGCCGACCTGCAACAGACACAACTCAATGCCCGCAAGGCTGCCGGTAGCCTGGAACAGTGGCTCAAATGCCTGTATGCGCCCCAGCTCGGCAAGGATGTCCATAGCGGTGTTATCAGCCGTGCCACGTCGTCCGGCTTTTACGTGCGCCTGGACAGCAACGGCATCGAGGGCTTTGTCAGCACCAAGGACATGAAAGGCAAGTACAGTTTCGATCCGGTCACGCTGAGTCTTAGCGGACCCAATGATCGCGTATTTCTGCTCGACCAGCCGGTACATGTGACCTTGGCTGGCATCGACAACGACCGGCGTCAGATTCTGTTCACGCTGCACCCGGAGGCGGCGGACAACAACAGCGCTGCTTGAAAAGACGGCGTCACAAGCTCATAGTCATGGGCGAATGCGTCTCAAAGACGCCGTATGCCTCCTTGTTAGGCACAAGAGTTAGGCACAAGTCTCGTAGCAAGGAGTAAGTGTCGTAAGGCATAAGTGTCGGAGGAAGCGCGGACAGAGGCGCTCGAGTAAAGCAATAACAACGATAAACGGGAAACTTAATATCGATTAAATTTCGGCCGGAACGGCCCCGCCGCCATAAATTCACACAGCGACGTCGACCGGAAGCGACCAGTGACGGGTGGTATCAGTGTTCAGGGAAAGAAAGACCAGGGAAAATGAGTCCAGGGAGAGCGAAAGCGATTTCCGGAACAGCATCAATGCTGTAGTCCTACAGCTTCGCGAGCGTCTTGTTCGCGGTGACAGTGTCGCTGTGACTTCCGATTCGTCCGATCCGGATGTTCAGCAGCTCCTCAATTCAGTGCACCATGTGCTGGCGCTGTTGGATCAGGCGATCCACGAGCAGAAATATGTCGATATCGATAGCGGTTTTGCCAACGTCGACTACCTGGAAGAGCAACTTGAGCGCCGCCTGCAATCGCCCGGACCACCGGCGCTGTCTTTAATCCTCCTCAGCATCCCTAACCGTACACTGGTCGCCGAGACCCTGAATGCCCGGGAGACTCGCCAGCTCAAGATGGCGTTGCGCCAGCGCTTGCAGCGCAGCCTGGCCCACAATGAACTCATCGCCAGCCTGCCCGACGGCACCCTCGCCTTCATCATCCCGATGGACAGCGAGCCGAAGTTACGGCTGCGCGCCCAACACATGATGAACGCCCTCGAGGACCCCTTTAGTTTAGGTGAACGTCAGGTATGGTTATCGGCGGTGTCCGCCGCTGCCCGGGCCCAGGAAGACGGACCCGACACCGCGCCCAGTCTGATTCAGGCCGCCCGCGCCGCGCTGGGGGAGTCCCGCAACAAGGGGACGGGCAGCTTCGTACTGTTCGAGGACACCATGCGTGCCCAGCGCCACGGTCGCCTGGATATGGAGCAGACGCTCCGGTCGGCCCTGCGTCGTGGCTGGCTGGAGACTTATCTTCAGCCCTTGGTCGATCTACAGCAGGGTACCGTAACCGGCTTTGAGGTTCTGGCCCGTATCAATCACCCCGAACGTGGCCTGATCTCGCCACACGTTTTCGTACCGGTGGCGGAACGTACCGGACTGATACGGCCCATGAGCGACCAGATGATGCGCCAGTCCATTCCCCTGCTCCGTGATAAGCGGCTGCAGGAGCGCTATGGCGAAGACTTTACCCTCAGCATCAACCTATCCCCGACCCAGTTGCATGACCCCAGCCTGGCGGATCAGATTCTGCAAACGCTAAGCTGGGAGAGCATCGAACCCCGGCGTCTGAAGATCGAGCTGACGGAAACCGCGGTCATGGCCGACCCCAACGTGGCCACCCATCTGATCCGCAAACTGCGCAAACAGGGCGTGGCCATCGCAATGGACGACTTCGGTTGTGGTTACTCCTCCCTGGCTTACATCCGCAACCTGCCCCTGGATCAGCTAAAGATCGACCGTAGTCTGGTATCGGGCCTGGATCACGACCACGAGAAGCGGGCTATCCTGGAAATGATTCTGACCCTCTGCGAGCGCTTATCGCTGGACGTGGTCGCTGAAGGAATCGAAACCGAGCCGGAACTCGGCTGCTTACTAGGCATGGGCGCGCACTACGGCCAGGGGTTTCTCTTCAGCCGGCCCAAACCGGTAGAGGAGCTCCTGGAGCTCGTACCGGCCAGAGGCTTGTTGGAGCCTGCCGTTACGGATGAGCTGGTGCGTTAAGGTAGTAGGCTACAGCCGTTCGGTGTCGCCAAAGCTTTGGACCACACCCTGAACCCTACCGCTGCTGTTTCGGGTCCAAAAGCCCATCCAGCATGACATCCTTTTCAGACCAGATACTGGCCAGCCAGCCCTTCATTTCCCTGCGGTATTCAGCCTCTTCGCTGTAATTGCGGCCCTTGAGATGTCCCGGCACGGGCACGGTGTCGATGCGCATCCGAATCTCGGGCACCCGGCCGCAGAGAAAATCCCAGAAACTGGGCGAACCACCGGGATAGGCAATGGTGACGTCCACCAGCGTTTCAATGGCATCGCCCATGGCGTCCAGCACGAAACCGGCACCGCCAGCTTTGGGCGTCAACAGGTGCTTGTACGCCGACTTCTGCTTGGCGTGTTTGATGGGCGTAAATCGGGTGCCTTCGACGAAATTCATCACCGAAACCGGTGCAAAGCGGAATTTTTCACACGCCCGGCGGGTAGACACCATGTCCTGACCGCGCTTTTCCGGATGCTTGATCAGGTATTCACGGGTGTAGCGTTTCATGAAGGGAAAGTCCAGGCCCCACCAGGCGAGGCCAATCACCGGCACCCAAATCAGCTCCCTCTTGAGAAAGAACTTGAGGAACGGCGCCCGGCGATTAAACACCCGCTGCATCGCGAAAATATCCACCCAGCTCTGGTGATTGCTGAGCACCAGATACCAGCCCTGGCGGCGCAATTTGTCCGCACCTGCCACGTCCCACTGGGTCTTTTGCGTCAGCTTCATCCAGCCGGTGTTACAGGCCACCCAGGCTTCGGCAATCAAAATGATCAAACGGGTACACAAACCTTGCCACGGTTTAATGGGAATCAGCTTCAATAAGGCCGGGATGTACAGCAATACACACCAGAACACCGTATTGACGGCCAGCAAGATCGAGGCAATCACGCCCAGAACAGGCGCGGGAAGAAAGCTCAGCATTATTCTTATCCATCTCCGGGCAACGGGGAAAACGCCGACATCATAACAAGCGATTAGCCAAAATGCCCGATAGTACTGCGGGCTAAGCCACCGATTGGCGCCGCAGGGTAAACCCAACGGCGCATCAGCGGCTGCGCCTAGCCCAAGCTCGCCAGCGTGTCCGGCAACTCCTGCAGACTGCGGATGATAGCGGAGGGCGCGATCCCCCAATCCTCGAAAACGGTGTCCGGGTCGCGCTGTACCCAAACCGCCATCAAACCCGACGCCCGCGCGCCGATCACGTCCCAGCCGTTGCTGGAAACCAAACACAGCGGCTGATCCATGGCTCCGGTGGCCCGGCGGGCATGAGCATAGACTGCCGGATCCGGCTTGAAACTCTTGATATCGTCCACGGACACCAGTCCGTCCAGGTGCTCTAGCAAACGGTTGTGGCCCAGCACTTTCTCCAGGGCCGGATAGCTGCCGTTGGAAAACGCGTAGCAGGGATAAACCCCGTTCAGGGAGGCGAGGACGGGACTGGCATCGGCAAAGGCCGGCAGCGTCAGGTAGGCCTGCAACAGTTCGTCCTCCCGCGCCGGCTCCAGATCGAAGCCGTGGCTGGCCATGGCATAGCGCAACGCCTGGCGCGTGCAGACGCCAAAATCCTCGTACAACCGCATCAGCCCGCGACGAAAGGCGAACTCCAGTTGCTTCTGGCGCCACAATTGACTGACCGCAGCGGCCTGATCGCCGGCATCGGCGGCTAGATGGTCGACCATACCCTGAGGATCGACCAACGTGCCGTAGACATCGAAAGCGAGGTGGACTGTCATAGAGGGAACTCCCTGTGGTTACAAAGACTGGGAACAGACTGCGTATACGTGCCTCAGTCATTCTGGTTGAAAGGCCATCGCGAAAACAGTGTCTTTAAATAACCCACCCCACCCGCATCCCGGTAACTACGTTTTGACTCTCCGACCGTACTGGCTGGCGCCGGCGAATCACCTTACACTGCGATTCATGAATCCGATCGATAGTTTTAATCTCGACATCCGCGCCTTGTCCGTTTTTCTGGCCGTGCTGGATGAAGGTAGTGTCTCCGCCGCGGCGGTCAAGCTAGGCGTTAGTCAATCCGCCGTTAGCCACACGCTGGACCGGTTGCGCCAGACGCTGGGCGATCCCTTGTTCGTCAAAGCTGGGCGCGGTATTACACCGACCAGCTATGCGGTTCGGACCGGTCCGCACCTGCGCCAGATCATCAACGATTTGCGCGGCCTGGCCGTGGGGCCACCGTTTTCGCCCGATAAAACGGAAATGACCCTCCGGGTCGCCGCCAACGACTATCAGCGCGAGCTTCTACTGCCGGGCCTTGCACAGGTGCTGAGGGAGCAGGCCCCGGGTATTCGGCTGCACGTGGTGCCCTCGGGCATCCCCACACCGGATCGTCTACGCCGGGAGCTTTGCGATTTCATGATCTCACCACATCCGCCCCCCGCCAGCGACATCATGCAACAACGGTTGCTGGACGACCGCATGGTGGTGTTCTACGACGCCAGCGTTCGCGCGCCCCCTGAGGATGTGGAAAATTACCTCGCCAGCCAGCATATTTCTATTGTCTTCGCTACCGGAGAGCGCTTGAGTCTGGATGAAACGCTCCGCGCCCAGGGCATCGAACGCGACGCGGCGGTGACCGTATCCAACTTCGCCGGCATGCCTGCTTTCCTGCGCGGCTCGCCCTGGTTGGCCAGTGCCCCGTCGAGGCTGCATCAGGGCATGATGCGGGAGTTTGCCCAGGCGCCGCTACCCTTTCCGCACCGGCCCTTTACGCTGTACCTGCTCTGGCATCAGCGTTACCAGCAGGATCCGGCGCATCGATGGATTCGAAATCAACTCCTGCAAATCGCCAGTCGTCTCGCCCGCTAATTCATCACTTTTTTTCATAGGTCAAATGAACGCAGCGGCCGTTATCTTGCGCTGCCGCCTGCGTATGCTGTGGCTTCCGGTTACCCCGATTGAATCTTAATCCGCTTGGAGCGAACGCAGCCATGCTGCAACTCACCAGCCTGTCGACCACCATTCTGTTAGCGGCTGCCGTCGCCCTCGGCCCACTAGCGACCGATATGTACCTGCCAGCGCTACCGGAGTTGAGTCATGCGTTCACCGCCGAGACCGGACAGATTCAGCTCACTCTCAGCCTCTACATGGCGGGTTTTGCGTTCGCTCAGTTGATTTGCGGTCCGTTGGCGGATCGCTTTGGGCGTAAGCCGATCATGATCGGCGGCCTGCTGTTGTTTGCGCTGGCAAGCGCTGGCTGCGCTCTGGCCGAGTCCATCGATGCCCTGCTGATCTGCCGCTTTCTACAGGCATTGGGCGGTTCGGCGGGCCCGGTCCTGGGCCGTGCGGCCGTGCGCGATATCCACAAACCGAGGGACGCGGCGCGCATAATGGCGATTCTGGCCGCCATCATGGCTATCGCGCCGGCGCTGGCCCCTACATTGGGCGGTGTGCTGCTGGCCGGCTTTGGCTGGCCATCGATTTTTCTGGCCTTGGCCGGTTATGCCTTGCTCGTCTGCGCCATCGTTGCGTTCGGCCTACCGGAACCCCTGGATCCCGCTTATCGTCAGAGTCTGCGGTCGGCCATCTTGGCGCGTAATTACTGGACAGTGCTTTGCGACCACGCATTCCAAGGCTATGCCTTAACCAATGCGCTGATCTTTTCCGGACTTTTCGCTTTCCTTTCCGGTGCCTCTTTCGTACTGATCGACTTCCTCGGGGTCACCCCGTCGGCGTTCGGCGCCTATTTCTCGGTGATGGTGTGCGGCTACATTATCGGCAGCTTCCTGACCGCGCGGATGAGCCGGCACTACACCCCGGATCAACTTTTGCGTGCGGGCCTGATGATTAGCGTCGTCGGAGGCGGAATGATGGCGGCTCTTGCCTGGACAGAGGTTTTTACCAAAACCGCCGTCATCCTGCCGCAAACGATATTCATGATCGGCGTGGGCATGGTGCTGCCACAGACCATGGCCGGGGCGCTGGCCCCTTTCCCCCACATGGCCGGCTCGGCTTCCGCCCTGTTCGGCTTCATCCAGATGGGCGCTGCCGCCGGTGCCGGCGTTTTAGTGGGACACCTGCACAACGGCACCAGCCAGGTCATGGCAACCGTCATTGCCGCCTGCGCTGTGGCTTCAGGCGTGGCCTATCTGCTCTGCATAGCCCGCTATTCTGCGCCCGGCCTTAAAGCGGCTCCCAGTCACGGTTGAAAGCCCGCTCACGAATGACTCACGGATGAAAGTCAGCCGCCAGTTTGTGCTTTTATCGCTACATTTGGCACAGTGCGTCTACACTTCTGCCAGTTCCATCGGCGAGTTACCCAAAAGTCGTGGCATCCGACAGCCACCCAAAAAGGGTATTCTTCTGGATCCATCGGCTTACATGACAAGGAGCACACCATGAGCAAAGTCACTCTCGACGGCAATCCCATCGACGTAGACGGTACTTTCCCGGCCAAGGGCGATACCGCACCTAACTTCACGCTGACCAACATCGGCCTGGAAGATACGCCGCTGACCGCCTGGAGCAGCAAGCGCAAAATTCTGAATATCGTACCGAGTGTGGATACCGGCGTCTGCGCGGCTTCGACCCGCAAATTCAACGAGAAGGCCAGCAGCCTGGATAACACCGTCGTCCTGGTCATTTCAGCCGACCTGCCGTTTGCGGCCGGTCGTTTCTGTGGCGCCGAAGGCCTAAAGGACGTGGTGACGCTATCCACCTTCCGCGACGACAGCTTCCGCAAGGACTACGGCGTGGCGATCGAGAGTGGCCCGCTGCGCGGCCTCTGCGCCCGTGCCGTGATCGTGCTGGACGAAGATAACAAGGTCATCCACAGCCAACTGGTCGACGAGATCAAGGAAGAACCGGACTACGAGGCTGCACTGGCCGCGCTCTGATCGGGTTCGACGCTTATCACTCGCCGGGGCCCGCCCCGGCATCCTTCCCGCCGGACTGTTACACTGCGTGATCGTTTGATCTCCAAAAAGCGCGGTAAGCCCGACAGTGAGTCCCCTGGTCGACAAATCCCTGCCCCTCAGCCGACAACTGCTGGCCATGACCTGGCCCATGCTGTTTGGCGTACTTTCGCTGATGAGTTTCCAGCTGGCGGACAGTGTTTTTATTGGCCAACTCGGACGGGATCCGCTGGCCGCACTGGGTTTCACCGTGCCGATGCAGCAGCTGATCATCGGCTTGCAGGTGGGGCTGGGTATCGCCACCACCGCCATTATCTCCCGCACCCTGGGAGCCGAGGACGTGACCCGGGCCGAACGTCTCGGCGGGCTGGTGGTGCTGTTGGGGGGCGGTCTCGTGCTGGTCCTGGTCGCCACGCTCTGGTTCTGCCGCGAATGGATCATGGGCCTGCTGGGGGCCGACGACGCCCTGCTACCGCTGATCTCTGCTTACTGGGTGCCCTGGCTGGGTGCCGCTTGGCTGGGTGCCATGCTCTACTTCGGGTATTCCGTTAGCCGCTCTCACGGCGACACCAAGCTGCCCGGCTACATGATGGTGTTCACCAGCCTGCTCAATATCGCACTCGACCCGCTCTATATTTTTGTCTTTGGCTGGGGACTGCCCGGCGCGGCCCTGGCGACCATCACCGCCTTCGGCACCGGCTGCCTGGTGGTCTATCCCAAGCTGATCCGGCGGGGCTGGCTGCGCTTCGATCTAGCGCAACTGGCCCTGGGCAAAGCCACCCGTCAACTGAGCGGTATTATGGCACCCGCCATGCTCAGCCAGCTTATGCCGCCGCTTGCCGCCAGCCTCGCTACGGCGCTCGTGGCCGGTTTCGGTACTGCGGCTGTCGGCGCCTGGGGGTTGGGTACGCGGCTGGAATTCTTCTCCATCGTTGTTGTGCTGGCGCTGACCATGTCCTTGCCGCCCATGATCGGCCGGTTACTCGGCGCCGGCGACATCGGCCAAATCAAGACGCTGGTCCGGATCGGCGTGCGATTTGTGGTGGTTTGGCAGCTTGCGATTGGTGTGATCTGGCTGTTGCTGTCCGGGTTCGTGTCGGAGCTGTTCACCTCAGATCGGGCTGTCACCGACATCCTGCACAGCTACCTCGTGCGGGTGCCACTGAGCTACAGCGGTCTAGGTGTGTGCATGCTGATGGTGTCGGTATGCAACGCGCTGGGCCTGTCGTTGCGGGCGCTGTTGATTTCCATTCTGCGGCTGTTCCTGTGCTACCTGCCGTTCCTCTGGCTGGGCGCGCAAATTGATGGGATCAACGGCCTCTTGACCGGTGCACTGATTGGGAATCTATGTGCTGGCGCCCAGGCCTATCTGTTTTACCGCCAAGGGATGCGCAGGCTACAACAAACTTAAGAAGTCCCCGAGTCTACTTTAGGTCTGAAGCGGTCGGAGACCGTTGCTGGAGAAGGCACATGGGCGTCATGGCTGGCACGGCTCTCCACACCGGCTAAGGAAATTTAGCGCGAAACCCCTCAGGCATAGGCACCACCTTCTTCTCGGTATAGTTGAAGAAGACAAACCCATACTTGGCCAGAGCCACCGCCTGGCCGGACTCCGCTTTGGTGACGCGGAACACAAAGTCCCCGCCGTACCGGTTGAAATCGGTCAGACCTATTTCAAAGCGCAGCACTTCCGGAAAGAAAGATTCGGATTGATACATGGTCGCCAGGTCCGTGACGATAATGCCGACCCCGTTGCGATCCGCCTCCTGCACGCCGTACTTCACCAGCAATTGAGCCCGCGCCTCGGAAAGCATCGAAATCAGTGCATCGTTCCCCAGGTGATTGGCACCGTTAATATCGGTGATGCGTACCGGCATCTCTGTGGAAAAGACAAATACATCGTCCGGGAAGGACAGTTTGACTCGGGCCATAATACGTCGCTCTGTGGTCTCTCATCGTCGCTATCTGTAGTTACTAATCGCCACTAGTCGTTACTAGCCGTCACTACATGCTGTAGTCATTAGTCCTGCCTACGTGGAGGCGCAAGTGTACCCGGATCGGCATACAAACGCAGTCGCAATGGGACCCGTGAGGCGTTATCTTAGGGAGCTAAGGAAACCCGCGACGGATAACAATAGCCATGCAACCACGTCCAGCGTCCACACTCGCACTGCTGCGTGAATCCACCTCCGGCTTCGAGGTGCTGATGCTCCAGCGCAGC
Coding sequences:
- a CDS encoding acyltransferase, producing the protein MLSFLPAPVLGVIASILLAVNTVFWCVLLYIPALLKLIPIKPWQGLCTRLIILIAEAWVACNTGWMKLTQKTQWDVAGADKLRRQGWYLVLSNHQSWVDIFAMQRVFNRRAPFLKFFLKRELIWVPVIGLAWWGLDFPFMKRYTREYLIKHPEKRGQDMVSTRRACEKFRFAPVSVMNFVEGTRFTPIKHAKQKSAYKHLLTPKAGGAGFVLDAMGDAIETLVDVTIAYPGGSPSFWDFLCGRVPEIRMRIDTVPVPGHLKGRNYSEEAEYRREMKGWLASIWSEKDVMLDGLLDPKQQR
- a CDS encoding thioesterase family protein; translated protein: MARVKLSFPDDVFVFSTEMPVRITDINGANHLGNDALISMLSEARAQLLVKYGVQEADRNGVGIIVTDLATMYQSESFFPEVLRFEIGLTDFNRYGGDFVFRVTKAESGQAVALAKYGFVFFNYTEKKVVPMPEGFRAKFP
- a CDS encoding putative bifunctional diguanylate cyclase/phosphodiesterase encodes the protein MTSDSSDPDVQQLLNSVHHVLALLDQAIHEQKYVDIDSGFANVDYLEEQLERRLQSPGPPALSLILLSIPNRTLVAETLNARETRQLKMALRQRLQRSLAHNELIASLPDGTLAFIIPMDSEPKLRLRAQHMMNALEDPFSLGERQVWLSAVSAAARAQEDGPDTAPSLIQAARAALGESRNKGTGSFVLFEDTMRAQRHGRLDMEQTLRSALRRGWLETYLQPLVDLQQGTVTGFEVLARINHPERGLISPHVFVPVAERTGLIRPMSDQMMRQSIPLLRDKRLQERYGEDFTLSINLSPTQLHDPSLADQILQTLSWESIEPRRLKIELTETAVMADPNVATHLIRKLRKQGVAIAMDDFGCGYSSLAYIRNLPLDQLKIDRSLVSGLDHDHEKRAILEMILTLCERLSLDVVAEGIETEPELGCLLGMGAHYGQGFLFSRPKPVEELLELVPARGLLEPAVTDELVR
- a CDS encoding MATE family efflux transporter; protein product: MTWPMLFGVLSLMSFQLADSVFIGQLGRDPLAALGFTVPMQQLIIGLQVGLGIATTAIISRTLGAEDVTRAERLGGLVVLLGGGLVLVLVATLWFCREWIMGLLGADDALLPLISAYWVPWLGAAWLGAMLYFGYSVSRSHGDTKLPGYMMVFTSLLNIALDPLYIFVFGWGLPGAALATITAFGTGCLVVYPKLIRRGWLRFDLAQLALGKATRQLSGIMAPAMLSQLMPPLAASLATALVAGFGTAAVGAWGLGTRLEFFSIVVVLALTMSLPPMIGRLLGAGDIGQIKTLVRIGVRFVVVWQLAIGVIWLLLSGFVSELFTSDRAVTDILHSYLVRVPLSYSGLGVCMLMVSVCNALGLSLRALLISILRLFLCYLPFLWLGAQIDGINGLLTGALIGNLCAGAQAYLFYRQGMRRLQQT
- the tpx gene encoding thiol peroxidase, with product MSKVTLDGNPIDVDGTFPAKGDTAPNFTLTNIGLEDTPLTAWSSKRKILNIVPSVDTGVCAASTRKFNEKASSLDNTVVLVISADLPFAAGRFCGAEGLKDVVTLSTFRDDSFRKDYGVAIESGPLRGLCARAVIVLDEDNKVIHSQLVDEIKEEPDYEAALAAL
- a CDS encoding Bcr/CflA family multidrug efflux MFS transporter; its protein translation is MLQLTSLSTTILLAAAVALGPLATDMYLPALPELSHAFTAETGQIQLTLSLYMAGFAFAQLICGPLADRFGRKPIMIGGLLLFALASAGCALAESIDALLICRFLQALGGSAGPVLGRAAVRDIHKPRDAARIMAILAAIMAIAPALAPTLGGVLLAGFGWPSIFLALAGYALLVCAIVAFGLPEPLDPAYRQSLRSAILARNYWTVLCDHAFQGYALTNALIFSGLFAFLSGASFVLIDFLGVTPSAFGAYFSVMVCGYIIGSFLTARMSRHYTPDQLLRAGLMISVVGGGMMAALAWTEVFTKTAVILPQTIFMIGVGMVLPQTMAGALAPFPHMAGSASALFGFIQMGAAAGAGVLVGHLHNGTSQVMATVIAACAVASGVAYLLCIARYSAPGLKAAPSHG
- a CDS encoding haloacid dehalogenase type II is translated as MTVHLAFDVYGTLVDPQGMVDHLAADAGDQAAAVSQLWRQKQLEFAFRRGLMRLYEDFGVCTRQALRYAMASHGFDLEPAREDELLQAYLTLPAFADASPVLASLNGVYPCYAFSNGSYPALEKVLGHNRLLEHLDGLVSVDDIKSFKPDPAVYAHARRATGAMDQPLCLVSSNGWDVIGARASGLMAVWVQRDPDTVFEDWGIAPSAIIRSLQELPDTLASLG
- a CDS encoding ribonuclease R family protein: MLNADALSQLRQLKTDIEAHKVVYSGTVKATSGRFGFVALDDGRDLYLPQEQMQRVLPGDRIEVIEHEGEKGKVFAEVDRLVESPLKTFVGRYQVRGKGHFVAPETPGLNHWLFIPPKQRGGAEPGDFIYCRLSRHPVKDGKGQASVIRVLGKPNQPGIERAFTLAQFDLNEAWPEDARKELEALGESQIEALAQQRVDRSADPFVTIDSPSTQDMDDALCAVPNATGWTLSVAIADPTALLSINGPVEREARDRATAIYFPGEPRPMLPDAISTQLCSLVPDTQRLAVVCDVQVNNDGSLGDFSLQEAVIRSHGKLSYDLVDGVIAGRSDDDIQALPDAIVASLDQVHQAASALRRWREEHALLNPDRPEFRLRLDENRRIRVIEPSEQNEAHRLVEECMVAANRCAARTLTENSPAGLFITHPGVRDDRIDNIRELLKRHAPDLAEVDPASPEGFRRIMRESEGVAAEVPVKAVVSRQLARAELAFSAAPHQGMGLPAYTTFTSPLRKYSDFQVHRLLRAALWGGQKSELSEQQLADLQQTQLNARKAAGSLEQWLKCLYAPQLGKDVHSGVISRATSSGFYVRLDSNGIEGFVSTKDMKGKYSFDPVTLSLSGPNDRVFLLDQPVHVTLAGIDNDRRQILFTLHPEAADNNSAA
- a CDS encoding LysR family transcriptional regulator yields the protein MNPIDSFNLDIRALSVFLAVLDEGSVSAAAVKLGVSQSAVSHTLDRLRQTLGDPLFVKAGRGITPTSYAVRTGPHLRQIINDLRGLAVGPPFSPDKTEMTLRVAANDYQRELLLPGLAQVLREQAPGIRLHVVPSGIPTPDRLRRELCDFMISPHPPPASDIMQQRLLDDRMVVFYDASVRAPPEDVENYLASQHISIVFATGERLSLDETLRAQGIERDAAVTVSNFAGMPAFLRGSPWLASAPSRLHQGMMREFAQAPLPFPHRPFTLYLLWHQRYQQDPAHRWIRNQLLQIASRLAR